Proteins encoded together in one Kutzneria kofuensis window:
- a CDS encoding effector-associated constant component EACC1, translated as MTTVSLTLHGDPEDVDSQARQLRTELLDLDVDSADFAAGGPAPELSKGADADTVSTIIVALTTSPVLVQLGRVLRDWVRRDERRKIEVRDGDRSIVLTNTTAEDNSAAIEAFFRREPGD; from the coding sequence GTGACGACAGTCTCACTGACGCTGCACGGTGATCCCGAGGACGTCGACAGCCAGGCCCGCCAGCTGCGGACCGAACTGCTCGACCTGGACGTGGACAGCGCCGACTTCGCCGCCGGCGGGCCGGCGCCGGAGCTCAGCAAGGGCGCCGACGCCGACACGGTCAGCACGATCATCGTCGCGCTGACCACGTCCCCGGTGCTGGTCCAGCTCGGCCGGGTGCTGCGCGACTGGGTGCGCCGGGACGAGCGCCGCAAGATCGAGGTGCGCGACGGCGACCGCTCCATCGTGCTCACCAACACCACCGCCGAGGACAACAGCGCCGCCATCGAGGCTTTCTTCCGGCGCGAGCCAGGGGACTGA
- a CDS encoding response regulator transcription factor, producing the protein MERPPLVYGQGQQLLVVDDEPGITEMLATTLGLAGYQVRTAATGRDALRLVATEHPDLVILDVMLPDIDGFEVCRRVSEQPDAPPVLLLTARNSVLDKVTGLTTGADDYLTKPFSIPEVLARVQVLLRRTRRSADPVLSVGGVVMDEATRQVTRDGRVVELSPTEYRLLRYLMVNAGRVVSKSQVLEHVWRHDFGDGVVEKVVSRLRQKLDATGTPLIHTVRGFGYSLREG; encoded by the coding sequence GTGGAACGGCCGCCCCTGGTGTACGGACAGGGCCAGCAGCTGCTGGTCGTCGACGACGAGCCGGGCATCACCGAGATGCTGGCGACCACCCTGGGCCTGGCCGGCTACCAGGTCCGCACGGCGGCGACCGGCCGCGACGCGCTCAGGCTGGTCGCCACCGAGCACCCGGACCTGGTCATCCTGGACGTGATGCTGCCGGACATCGACGGCTTCGAGGTGTGCCGGCGGGTGTCGGAGCAGCCGGACGCGCCGCCGGTGCTGCTGCTGACGGCGCGGAATTCGGTGCTGGACAAGGTGACCGGGCTGACCACCGGCGCCGACGACTACCTGACCAAGCCGTTCAGCATTCCCGAGGTGCTGGCCCGCGTGCAGGTGCTGCTGCGCAGGACCCGCCGCAGCGCGGACCCGGTGCTCAGCGTCGGCGGCGTCGTGATGGACGAGGCCACCCGCCAGGTGACCAGGGACGGCCGGGTCGTGGAGCTGTCCCCGACGGAGTACCGGCTGCTGCGCTACCTGATGGTGAACGCGGGCCGGGTGGTGTCGAAGAGCCAGGTGCTGGAACACGTGTGGCGGCACGACTTCGGCGACGGCGTCGTGGAGAAGGTGGTGTCCCGGCTGCGCCAGAAGCTGGACGCCACCGGCACGCCGCTGATCCACACCGTCCGCGGCTTCGGCTACAGCCTGCGGGAGGGCTGA
- a CDS encoding malate dehydrogenase, whose translation MARSVNVTVTGAAGQIGYALLFRIASGQLLGQDTKVRLRLLEIPQAVKAAEGTAMELEDCAFPLLEGIDITDDAKTAFDGVNVALLVGARPRTKGMERGDLLEANGGIFKPQGEAINAGAADDVRVLVVGNPANTNALIAQQHAPDVPAERFTAMTRLDENRAYSQLANKLRVPVTEIKRLVIWGNHSATQYPDLSHAVVGDRPALELVDDQEWVENTFIPTVAKRGAAIIEARGASSAASAANAAINHIHDWVNGTAEGQWASMAVPSDGSYGVPEGLISSFPVVCKDGKYEIVQGLTVNEFSRAKIAATVAELEEERDAVRKLGLI comes from the coding sequence GTGGCACGCTCCGTCAACGTGACCGTCACCGGTGCGGCTGGCCAGATCGGCTACGCACTGCTGTTCCGGATCGCCTCGGGTCAACTGCTCGGCCAGGACACGAAGGTCCGACTGCGCCTGCTGGAGATCCCCCAGGCGGTCAAGGCGGCCGAGGGCACCGCCATGGAGCTGGAGGACTGCGCGTTCCCGCTGCTCGAGGGCATCGACATCACCGACGACGCGAAGACGGCGTTCGACGGCGTGAACGTGGCCCTGCTGGTCGGCGCCCGCCCCCGCACCAAGGGCATGGAGCGCGGCGACCTGCTGGAGGCCAACGGCGGCATCTTCAAGCCGCAGGGTGAGGCGATCAACGCGGGCGCGGCGGACGACGTGCGCGTGCTGGTGGTCGGCAACCCGGCCAACACCAACGCCCTGATCGCCCAGCAGCACGCGCCGGACGTGCCGGCCGAGCGCTTCACCGCGATGACCCGGCTGGACGAGAACCGCGCGTACTCGCAGCTGGCCAACAAGCTCCGCGTGCCGGTCACCGAGATCAAGCGCCTGGTGATCTGGGGCAACCACTCCGCCACCCAGTACCCGGACCTGTCCCACGCCGTGGTCGGCGACCGCCCCGCCCTCGAGCTCGTGGACGACCAGGAGTGGGTGGAGAACACCTTCATCCCGACCGTCGCCAAGCGCGGTGCGGCGATCATCGAGGCCCGCGGCGCCTCCTCGGCCGCCTCGGCCGCGAACGCCGCCATCAACCACATCCACGACTGGGTGAACGGCACCGCCGAGGGCCAGTGGGCGTCCATGGCCGTGCCGTCGGACGGCTCCTACGGCGTGCCCGAGGGCCTGATCTCCTCGTTCCCGGTGGTCTGCAAGGACGGCAAGTACGAGATCGTGCAGGGCCTGACCGTCAACGAGTTCTCCCGCGCCAAGATCGCCGCCACGGTGGCCGAGCTGGAGGAAGAGCGCGACGCGGTCCGCAAGCTGGGCCTGATCTGA
- a CDS encoding cytochrome P450 — MTIEATPLPTTRPTPFDPPEDYRKLREDQPVSRLAMPDGSLGWLVTSYELVRFVMADPRFSSRPINITNPLRVIPEDMRQDVNPGMFIGMDPPDHGRYRRLLTGQFTVRRMRALEPRIQQMVIDHLDAMETAGNSADLVEKFALPIPSLVICELLGVPYEEREEFQARSSRLLDTSLPFEEARRAGEAIREYVGGLVARKRAEPGDDMISGLFESDPTLTDDEVAEMGLLLLIAGHETTANMLGLGTFLLLQRPDQLAKLREDPSLVNNAVEELLRYLSVVQFGTMRGVLEDVEVGGQQFRKGETVICSLAAANRDPARFDNPEILDITRTHSTHVAFGHGIHQCLGQQLSRVEMQIAFRELFARFPNLRLAVEPGEVKLRDTSVVYGAASLPVAW, encoded by the coding sequence GTGACCATCGAGGCGACACCGTTGCCGACGACGCGGCCGACGCCCTTCGACCCGCCGGAGGACTACCGCAAGCTGCGGGAGGACCAGCCGGTGAGCCGGTTGGCCATGCCGGACGGCTCCCTGGGCTGGCTGGTGACCAGCTACGAGCTCGTCCGCTTCGTGATGGCCGACCCGCGGTTCAGCTCGCGGCCGATCAACATCACCAACCCGCTGCGGGTGATTCCGGAGGACATGCGGCAGGACGTCAACCCGGGCATGTTCATCGGCATGGACCCGCCGGACCACGGCCGCTACCGCCGGCTGCTGACCGGGCAGTTCACCGTGCGCCGGATGCGGGCGCTGGAGCCGCGGATCCAGCAGATGGTGATCGACCACCTCGACGCCATGGAGACGGCCGGGAACTCGGCCGACCTGGTGGAGAAGTTCGCGCTGCCGATCCCGTCGCTGGTGATCTGCGAGCTGCTCGGCGTGCCCTACGAGGAGCGCGAGGAGTTCCAGGCGCGGTCGTCCCGGCTGCTGGACACGTCGCTGCCGTTCGAGGAGGCGCGGAGGGCCGGCGAGGCCATCCGCGAGTACGTCGGCGGCCTGGTCGCGCGCAAGCGGGCCGAGCCCGGCGACGACATGATCAGCGGCCTGTTCGAGTCGGACCCGACGCTGACCGACGACGAGGTCGCGGAGATGGGCCTGCTGCTGCTCATCGCCGGCCACGAGACCACCGCCAACATGCTCGGGCTGGGCACGTTCCTGCTGCTGCAGCGCCCGGACCAGCTGGCCAAGCTGCGCGAGGACCCGTCGCTGGTCAACAACGCCGTCGAGGAGCTGCTGCGTTACCTGTCGGTGGTGCAGTTCGGCACCATGCGGGGCGTGCTGGAGGACGTCGAGGTCGGCGGGCAGCAGTTCCGCAAGGGCGAGACCGTGATCTGCTCGCTGGCGGCGGCCAACCGCGACCCGGCGCGCTTCGACAACCCGGAGATCCTGGACATCACCCGCACGCACAGCACGCACGTGGCCTTCGGGCACGGCATCCACCAGTGCCTGGGCCAGCAGCTGTCCCGGGTGGAGATGCAGATCGCGTTCCGCGAGCTGTTCGCCCGTTTCCCGAACCTGCGGCTGGCGGTGGAGCCCGGCGAGGTGAAGCTGCGCGACACGTCCGTGGTGTACGGGGCCGCGTCGCTGCCCGTCGCCTGGTGA
- a CDS encoding DUF3017 domain-containing protein produces MITVTGRRRWTEEIGRYAPFVLVIAIAAAGIGLIFAYHWRIGSGLIGGSLLVAAGLRALLPEKQLGLIALRRKFTDIVLYGGLGFLIVLVAATIIGGPFDH; encoded by the coding sequence GTGATCACGGTGACCGGCCGCCGCCGGTGGACCGAGGAGATCGGCCGCTACGCCCCGTTCGTGCTGGTCATCGCCATCGCCGCCGCCGGCATCGGGCTGATCTTCGCCTACCACTGGCGGATCGGCTCCGGCCTGATCGGCGGGTCGCTGCTGGTCGCCGCCGGGCTGCGGGCGCTGCTGCCGGAGAAGCAGCTGGGCCTGATCGCCCTGCGCCGCAAGTTCACCGACATCGTGTTGTACGGCGGCCTCGGCTTCCTCATCGTGTTGGTCGCCGCGACCATCATCGGCGGCCCCTTCGACCACTGA
- a CDS encoding pentapeptide repeat-containing protein has product MSTETGEDYADAVLTGQTWERRSFERCDFTDADLRDLVTKACTFTDCDFTRADLGDTRHTGTAFRGCTFNRTVFASSRFEGCTLLGSTFTDCRLRGCTIRDTDLSLAGLGRIDLRKMDLSGLRLREANLVEADLRECDLREADLSGARLLRTRLEDTDLRGARLDSDGLRQAQLTGARIDLDQAVRFAAAHGLVVEG; this is encoded by the coding sequence GTGAGCACCGAGACCGGCGAGGACTACGCCGACGCCGTGCTCACCGGGCAGACCTGGGAACGCCGCTCGTTCGAACGCTGCGACTTCACCGACGCCGACCTGCGCGACCTGGTCACCAAGGCGTGCACGTTCACCGACTGCGACTTCACCCGCGCCGACCTCGGCGACACCAGGCACACCGGCACCGCCTTCCGCGGCTGCACCTTCAACCGGACGGTGTTCGCCTCGTCCCGGTTCGAGGGCTGCACGCTGCTCGGCTCCACGTTCACCGACTGCCGGCTGCGGGGCTGCACGATCCGGGACACCGACCTGTCGCTGGCCGGGCTGGGCCGGATCGACCTGCGCAAGATGGACCTGTCCGGGCTGCGGCTGCGTGAGGCCAACCTGGTGGAGGCGGACCTGCGGGAATGCGACCTGCGCGAGGCGGACCTGTCCGGCGCCCGGCTGCTGCGGACCCGGCTGGAGGACACCGACCTGCGCGGGGCGCGGCTGGATTCCGACGGCCTGCGCCAGGCGCAGTTGACCGGCGCGCGAATCGACCTGGATCAGGCGGTGCGGTTCGCGGCCGCGCACGGATTGGTGGTCGAAGGCTGA
- a CDS encoding bifunctional methylenetetrahydrofolate dehydrogenase/methenyltetrahydrofolate cyclohydrolase codes for MTATILDGKATRDAIFDDLRVRVAALTAKGVTPGLATVLVGDDPGSHAYVRGKHADCAKVGITSIRRDLPADISQADLEAVLDDLNADPACTGYIVQLPVPKHLDTGALLERIAPAKDADGLHPVSLGKLVLGEPGPLPCTPSGIVALLRRYEVPIAGAQVCVVGRGVTVGRPLGLLLTRRSENATVTLCHTGTKDLAAEVRRADIVVAAAGVAGLITADMVKPGAAVLDVGITRTDEGLRGDVHPDVREVAGFLAPMPGGVGPMTRAMLLANVVEAAERSLAAQS; via the coding sequence GTGACCGCCACGATCCTCGACGGCAAGGCCACCCGCGACGCGATCTTCGACGACCTGCGGGTCAGGGTCGCCGCGCTCACCGCCAAGGGGGTGACGCCGGGCCTGGCCACCGTGCTGGTCGGCGACGACCCCGGCTCGCACGCCTACGTGCGCGGCAAGCACGCGGACTGCGCGAAGGTGGGCATCACCTCCATCCGCCGTGACCTGCCGGCCGACATCTCCCAGGCCGACCTCGAGGCCGTGCTGGACGACCTGAACGCCGACCCCGCGTGCACCGGTTACATCGTGCAGCTGCCCGTGCCCAAGCACCTCGACACCGGGGCGCTGCTGGAGCGGATCGCGCCGGCCAAGGACGCCGACGGGCTGCACCCGGTCAGCCTCGGCAAGCTCGTGCTCGGCGAGCCCGGCCCGCTGCCGTGCACGCCTAGCGGCATCGTCGCCCTGCTGCGCCGCTACGAGGTGCCCATCGCCGGCGCGCAGGTGTGTGTCGTCGGCCGTGGCGTCACCGTCGGCCGGCCGCTGGGCCTGCTGCTGACGCGGCGTAGCGAGAACGCGACCGTCACCCTGTGCCACACCGGCACCAAGGACCTCGCCGCCGAGGTGCGTCGCGCCGACATCGTCGTGGCCGCCGCCGGTGTCGCCGGCCTGATCACCGCCGACATGGTGAAGCCCGGCGCTGCGGTGCTGGACGTCGGCATCACCCGTACGGACGAAGGGCTGCGCGGCGACGTGCACCCCGATGTGCGGGAGGTCGCCGGCTTCCTGGCTCCCATGCCCGGCGGGGTCGGCCCGATGACCCGGGCCATGCTGCTCGCGAACGTGGTGGAGGCCGCCGAGCGCTCGCTCGCGGCGCAGTCGTGA
- a CDS encoding TNT domain-containing protein, whose product MSQPTPLNPVEQDALVKQIGLALMKAAPQDWEQVRAYYRAAGRYFELSAEVTDQDGQSRAWTAPADIASLFARLRAGMYREGRGTWFNARYQLDRPSSYNLDFDRDEPEWKNPPPPMAYTDEMRFFPRTEENVPEWLAGRLQGPAQQPPRPPMPPQPGQQPGRLRTARIFDGPGPDGRPTVNRPPLDPAEVGKVLDYLEAAPVVMTAQGMDSDRLAHENPESIPFAFHTDGTWIWPAAVIFYLARYGVPPEPDLVQHIRSANFMAPEVDEPTRGQAVALLSTMVPNGRPVPAQQPPATQMMSVPEPPAPEPEPEPEPLAVEQHVEPEPEPEPGPVVEQHAEPEPAAEPVGGPSIELLRELLDELNVPSSVYRIGEPSPNTWYLERVEDGWQVGWYEHGFSTPMLFDDDNDAAAFLLGKLLLNRPVPAEEHVEQHAEPEPEPEPVDIAPVPVPIPPNPVPPQPPMDLPSRGAQPDLPSMDLPSRGGQPDLPPMDLPSRGAQPDLPPMDLPSRGGQPDMSPLDLPSRAQSDLPPMDLPSRAQAEQQPDLPPLDLPPLDLTSRDLPSRAESARIEPATRMEPRPESGLPPMTPPRPMPAQPPLGGGQPPMGDRPPLPPMAAPNQPPMGQQNGQPQQQNGQAPRGDDWPIQPLRGEPPLTLFRGKRVIELPQGVEVDRFGQPDGNLTYAGGTPFPLRSLVPEWVSRPYHVYRLQQPVQALAGVAVPWFGQPGGGTAYLLPKSIEELLADGTLVEVRQGTPPPTGQ is encoded by the coding sequence GTGTCACAGCCGACCCCGCTGAACCCAGTCGAACAGGACGCGCTGGTCAAGCAGATCGGGTTGGCCCTGATGAAGGCCGCTCCGCAGGACTGGGAGCAGGTCAGGGCCTACTACCGGGCTGCAGGCCGCTACTTCGAGCTGTCCGCCGAGGTCACCGACCAGGACGGCCAGAGCAGGGCTTGGACCGCGCCCGCGGACATCGCGTCGTTGTTCGCGCGCCTGCGGGCCGGCATGTACCGCGAGGGCCGCGGCACCTGGTTCAACGCCCGCTACCAGCTCGACCGGCCGTCCAGCTACAACCTGGACTTCGACCGGGACGAGCCGGAGTGGAAGAACCCGCCGCCGCCGATGGCCTACACCGACGAGATGCGTTTCTTCCCGCGCACCGAGGAGAACGTGCCGGAGTGGCTGGCCGGCCGGCTCCAGGGGCCGGCGCAGCAGCCGCCCCGGCCGCCGATGCCGCCGCAGCCGGGCCAGCAGCCCGGACGGCTGCGCACCGCCCGGATCTTCGACGGCCCCGGCCCGGACGGCCGGCCGACGGTGAACCGGCCGCCGCTGGACCCGGCCGAGGTCGGCAAGGTGCTGGACTACCTGGAGGCGGCGCCGGTCGTGATGACCGCCCAGGGCATGGACAGCGACCGGCTGGCGCACGAGAACCCGGAGTCCATCCCGTTCGCCTTCCACACCGACGGCACCTGGATCTGGCCGGCGGCGGTGATCTTCTACCTGGCCCGCTACGGCGTGCCGCCCGAGCCGGACCTGGTGCAGCACATCCGGTCGGCCAACTTCATGGCTCCCGAGGTGGACGAGCCGACGCGCGGGCAGGCGGTGGCGCTGCTGAGCACCATGGTCCCCAACGGCCGCCCGGTGCCGGCCCAGCAGCCGCCGGCCACCCAGATGATGTCGGTGCCCGAGCCGCCGGCGCCCGAACCGGAGCCGGAGCCCGAGCCGCTGGCCGTCGAGCAGCATGTCGAGCCGGAGCCGGAGCCGGAGCCCGGGCCGGTCGTGGAGCAGCACGCGGAGCCGGAGCCCGCGGCCGAACCGGTCGGCGGGCCCAGCATCGAGCTGCTGCGTGAGCTGCTCGACGAGCTGAACGTGCCGTCGTCGGTGTACCGGATCGGCGAGCCGTCGCCGAACACCTGGTACCTGGAGCGGGTCGAGGACGGCTGGCAGGTCGGCTGGTACGAGCACGGCTTCAGCACGCCGATGCTCTTCGACGACGACAACGACGCCGCCGCGTTCCTGCTGGGCAAGCTGCTGCTCAACCGGCCGGTGCCGGCGGAGGAGCACGTCGAGCAGCACGCGGAGCCGGAGCCCGAGCCGGAGCCGGTGGACATCGCGCCGGTGCCGGTGCCGATCCCGCCGAACCCGGTCCCGCCGCAGCCGCCGATGGACCTGCCGTCCCGGGGAGCCCAGCCGGACCTCCCGTCGATGGACCTCCCGTCGCGGGGCGGCCAGCCGGACCTCCCGCCGATGGACCTGCCGTCCCGGGGAGCCCAGCCGGACCTGCCGCCGATGGACCTCCCGTCGCGCGGCGGCCAGCCGGACATGTCCCCGCTGGACCTGCCGTCACGGGCCCAGTCGGACCTGCCGCCGATGGACCTGCCTTCGCGGGCTCAGGCGGAGCAGCAGCCGGATCTGCCGCCGTTGGATCTGCCGCCGCTCGACCTCACGTCGCGGGACCTGCCGTCGCGGGCGGAGTCGGCCCGGATCGAGCCGGCGACCCGGATGGAGCCGCGCCCCGAGTCGGGCCTGCCGCCGATGACGCCGCCCCGGCCGATGCCGGCGCAGCCGCCGCTGGGTGGCGGCCAGCCGCCCATGGGTGACCGGCCGCCGCTGCCGCCCATGGCCGCGCCGAACCAGCCGCCGATGGGCCAGCAGAACGGCCAGCCGCAGCAGCAGAACGGTCAGGCGCCGCGCGGCGACGACTGGCCGATCCAGCCGCTGCGGGGCGAGCCGCCGCTGACGCTGTTCCGCGGCAAGCGCGTCATCGAACTGCCGCAGGGCGTCGAGGTGGACCGCTTCGGCCAGCCCGACGGCAACCTCACCTACGCCGGCGGCACGCCGTTCCCGCTGCGCTCGCTGGTTCCGGAGTGGGTGAGCCGCCCGTACCACGTGTACCGGCTGCAGCAGCCCGTGCAGGCCCTGGCCGGCGTCGCCGTGCCGTGGTTCGGGCAACCCGGCGGCGGCACCGCGTATCTGCTGCCGAAGTCGATCGAGGAGCTGCTGGCCGACGGCACGTTGGTCGAGGTCCGGCAGGGCACACCGCCCCCGACCGGACAGTGA
- a CDS encoding universal stress protein encodes MQEDAAVPGFEIGKDGVGSIVVGVDGSPPAVHAAAWAAGLARRERARLVLVYVEPLASAAYWTSIGMINAAEAANDYVAEVRREAAKFLDQFNIEWDLLHHRGDPATALEQIAEELRADCIVVGRSRHGGGLLGSVPKTLVTRAHRPVVVVP; translated from the coding sequence GTGCAGGAAGACGCCGCCGTACCGGGGTTCGAGATCGGCAAGGACGGGGTCGGCAGCATCGTCGTCGGCGTCGACGGCTCGCCGCCGGCCGTGCACGCGGCCGCGTGGGCGGCCGGGCTGGCCCGCCGGGAGCGGGCCCGCCTCGTGCTGGTCTACGTCGAGCCGCTGGCCAGCGCCGCCTACTGGACGTCCATCGGCATGATCAACGCCGCCGAGGCCGCCAACGACTACGTGGCCGAGGTCCGGCGCGAGGCCGCCAAGTTCCTCGACCAGTTCAACATCGAGTGGGACCTGCTGCACCACCGGGGCGACCCCGCCACCGCCCTGGAGCAGATCGCCGAGGAGCTGCGGGCCGACTGCATCGTCGTCGGCCGGTCCCGGCACGGCGGCGGCCTGCTCGGCTCCGTGCCGAAAACCCTGGTCACGCGGGCGCACCGGCCGGTGGTGGTCGTCCCGTGA
- a CDS encoding sensor histidine kinase, with amino-acid sequence MRRANSLRGRLVCAVIVLAALGMAIVDAASIVALQVYFRDRADAWLADTTTRVTQQIDTTSVVVTKNSIAALLQPGYVVVLVGADGRIVDQTPAQDSLGNPAAPPTLPAVLGKDFAAKPTTLPSAGGPEYRAQMFDVGTHVRYMGADGHSVTIASALLAESLDPTAEALNRLMLFELTATVVALAGIGLLSFGVLKVGLLPLRDMARTARRIAAGELHQRIDVPNEGSEVGQVAAALNEAFDARQQSEERLRRFVADASHELRTPLTTIRGWAEMHQHGLAGEELTALSMSRIQQESARMQDLVGDLLLLAQLDQQHEPATGTVDLGVLAADAVADARVTAPDRRVELTVSGETEVTGDENRLREVLQNLISNALVHTPSGTEIDVRVTGERGRVELVVADNGPGMDEATAGRVFERFFRADQARSPGTGGTGLGLSIVRSIVTAHGGSVDLVTRSGEGSAFTVRLSSASWESAVRRARLAGNDDV; translated from the coding sequence GTGCGCCGCGCCAACTCGCTGCGCGGGCGGCTGGTCTGCGCGGTGATCGTGCTGGCGGCGCTGGGCATGGCCATCGTGGACGCGGCCTCGATCGTGGCGCTGCAGGTGTACTTCCGCGACCGCGCGGACGCGTGGCTGGCCGACACCACGACACGGGTGACGCAGCAGATCGACACCACCTCGGTCGTGGTCACCAAGAACAGCATCGCCGCGCTGCTCCAACCGGGATACGTCGTCGTGCTGGTCGGTGCGGACGGCCGGATCGTGGACCAGACGCCCGCGCAGGATTCGCTGGGCAACCCGGCCGCGCCGCCGACGCTGCCGGCCGTGCTGGGCAAGGACTTCGCCGCGAAGCCGACGACGCTCCCCTCGGCCGGCGGACCGGAATACCGGGCGCAGATGTTCGACGTCGGCACGCACGTCCGCTACATGGGCGCGGACGGCCACTCGGTGACCATCGCCAGCGCACTGCTGGCAGAAAGCCTCGATCCGACCGCAGAGGCGCTGAACCGCCTGATGCTGTTCGAGTTGACGGCGACGGTGGTGGCGTTGGCCGGTATCGGGCTGCTGAGCTTCGGCGTGCTCAAGGTCGGCCTGCTTCCGTTGCGGGACATGGCTCGCACCGCGCGCCGCATCGCCGCCGGCGAGCTGCACCAACGGATCGACGTGCCGAACGAGGGCTCGGAGGTCGGCCAGGTCGCGGCGGCGCTGAACGAGGCGTTCGACGCCCGTCAGCAATCCGAGGAACGGCTGCGGCGGTTCGTCGCGGACGCCTCGCACGAGCTGCGCACCCCGTTGACGACGATTCGCGGCTGGGCCGAGATGCACCAGCACGGGTTGGCCGGCGAGGAGCTGACCGCGCTGTCGATGTCCCGGATCCAGCAGGAGTCGGCCCGGATGCAGGACCTCGTCGGCGATCTCCTCTTGCTGGCTCAGCTGGACCAGCAGCACGAGCCGGCTACCGGAACCGTCGATCTGGGCGTGCTGGCCGCCGACGCCGTCGCCGACGCACGGGTCACGGCGCCGGACCGGCGCGTCGAGCTGACCGTGAGCGGCGAGACCGAGGTGACCGGCGACGAGAACCGGCTGCGCGAGGTGCTGCAGAACCTGATCAGCAATGCCCTGGTGCACACCCCTTCGGGCACGGAAATCGATGTCCGCGTCACGGGCGAGCGTGGCAGGGTGGAATTGGTTGTGGCCGACAACGGACCGGGGATGGACGAGGCGACCGCCGGCCGGGTGTTCGAGCGGTTCTTCCGCGCCGACCAGGCGCGGAGCCCGGGCACCGGAGGGACGGGACTCGGCCTGAGCATCGTGCGCTCGATCGTGACCGCGCACGGCGGCTCGGTGGACCTGGTCACCCGATCGGGCGAAGGCAGCGCCTTCACTGTCAGGCTTTCGTCAGCTTCGTGGGAGTCGGCGGTCAGGCGGGCCCGGTTGGCTGGGAACGACGATGTGTGA
- a CDS encoding DUF3455 domain-containing protein, which translates to MNRVTVALALVTAAVGLTACSATQTEVKPLAQQEVAAPAAVKVPAGNKLIASFEGDGVQIYQCTNSAWTLLQPAATISDHGKPVALHFKGPIWVSTLDGSEVAATAVPGASVKHADAIPELLLKTSENHGKGQFSDVTFVQRLNTKGGLAPAGKCTDGAETSVPYSATYTFWSAAK; encoded by the coding sequence ATGAACCGTGTGACGGTGGCGCTCGCCCTCGTGACGGCCGCTGTCGGCCTGACCGCCTGCTCCGCGACCCAGACCGAGGTGAAACCCCTTGCGCAGCAAGAGGTCGCCGCTCCGGCCGCGGTCAAGGTGCCGGCCGGCAACAAGCTGATCGCCAGCTTCGAGGGCGACGGCGTCCAGATCTACCAGTGCACGAACTCCGCGTGGACGTTGCTGCAACCCGCCGCCACCATCTCCGACCACGGCAAACCCGTCGCGCTGCATTTCAAGGGCCCGATCTGGGTGTCGACCCTGGACGGCAGCGAGGTCGCCGCCACCGCCGTACCCGGCGCGTCGGTCAAGCACGCCGACGCCATCCCCGAGCTGCTGCTCAAGACGTCGGAGAACCACGGCAAGGGGCAGTTCTCCGACGTCACCTTCGTGCAGCGGCTCAACACCAAGGGCGGCCTCGCGCCCGCCGGCAAGTGCACCGACGGCGCCGAGACCTCGGTGCCCTACTCCGCGACCTACACGTTCTGGTCAGCGGCCAAGTGA